A genome region from Gadus macrocephalus chromosome 15, ASM3116895v1 includes the following:
- the LOC132472730 gene encoding hatching enzyme 1.2-like, whose protein sequence is MKTCLSLLLLLLGLCQAQPLVGEESVADVLEDNEDMDIITDILISNNDSNEILLEGDLSQDQPLVGEESVDDILEDNEDMDISTRILISNNGSNEILLEGDLLLPTTRNAMKCFRNNCLWKKSSNGLVTIPYTVSRAYTSAERSRIVSAMQSFHRTTCIRFVPRQNQKDHISVESRGGCYSSLGRTGGRQVLSLKRSGCMNFGTMQHELNHALGFNHEQTRSDRDQYVRINWRNINRSNAYNFKKQDTNNLNTPYDYSSIMHYGRTAFSINGRDSITPIPNSRVQLGQRKGMTRNDILRINRLYRC, encoded by the coding sequence ATGAAGACctgtctcagcctcctcctgctcttgctGGGCCTCTGCCAGGCTCAACCTCTGGTGGGGGAAGAAAGTGTGGCCGATGTCCTAGAAGACAATGAGGACATGGATATCATCACAGACATTCTGATCTCCAACAACGACTCTAATGAGATCCTGCTTGAGGGAGACCTCTCCCAGGATCAACCTCTGGTGGGGGAAGAAAGTGTTGATGATATCCTAGAAGACAATGAGGACATGGATATCAGCACCAGGATTCTGATCTCCAACAACGGCTCCAATGAGATCCTGCTGGAGGGAGACTTGCTTCTACCAACAACCAGAAACGCCATGAAGTGTTTTAGGAACAACTGCCTGTGGAAAAAATCCTCCAATGGCCTTGTGACCATTCCCTACACAGTGAGCAGAGCCTACACCTCCGCGGAGAGGTCACGAATTGTGAGCGCCATGCAGTCCTTCCACCGGACCACCTGCATCCGCTTTGTGCCCCGCCAGAACCAGAAGGACCACATCAGCGTTGAGAGCAGAGGTGGATGCTACTCCTCTCTGGGCAGGACAGGAGGCAGGCAGGTACTCTCTCTCAAGAGATCGGGATGCATGAACTTCGGCACCATGCAGCACGAGCTGAACcacgctctgggcttcaaccacGAGCAGACCAGGAGTGACCGTGACCAGTATGTCAGGATAAACTGGAGGAACATCAATCGAAGCAATGCCTACAACTTCAAGAAGCAGGACACCAACAACCTGAACACCCCCTACGATTACTCCTCCATCATGCACTACGGCAGAACAGCCTTCTCCATAAATGGACGTGACAGCATCACCCCCATCCCAAACTCCCGTGTTCAGCTTGGCCAGAGAAAGGGAATGACCCGGAATGACATCCTGAGGATCAACCGACTCTATCGCTGCTGA
- the LOC132472733 gene encoding high choriolytic enzyme 1-like, with protein MKTCLSLLLLLLGLCQAQPLVGEESVADVLEDNEDMDIITEILTSNNDSNEILQKGDLSQAQPLVGEESVDDILEDNEDMDISTRILISNNGSNEILLEGDLLLPTTRNAMKCFRNNCLWKKSSNGLVTIPYTVSRAYTSAERSRIVSAMQSFHRTTCIRFVPRQNQKDHISVESRGGCFSSLGRTGGRQVLSLKRSGCMNFGTMQHELNHALGFNHEQTRSDRDQYVRINWRNINRSNAYNFKKQDTNNLNTPYDYSSIMHYGRTAFSINGRDSITPIPNSRVQLGQRKGMTRNDILRINRLYRC; from the coding sequence ATGAAGACctgtctcagcctcctcctgctcttgctGGGCCTCTGCCAGGCTCAACCTCTGGTGGGGGAAGAAAGTGTGGCCGATGTCCTAGAAGACAATGAGGACATGGATATCATCACAGAGATTCTGACCTCCAACAACGACTCCAATGAGATCCTGCAGAAGGGAGACCTCTCCCAGGCTCAACCTCTGGTGGGGGAAGAAAGTGTTGATGATATCCTAGAAGACAATGAGGACATGGATATCAGCACCAGGATTCTGATCTCCAACAACGGCTCCAATGAGATCCTGCTGGAGGGAGACTTGCTTCTACCAACAACCAGAAACGCCATGAAGTGTTTTAGGAACAACTGCCTGTGGAAAAAATCCTCCAATGGCCTTGTGACCATTCCCTACACAGTGAGCAGAGCCTACACCTCCGCGGAGAGGTCACGAATTGTGAGCGCCATGCAGTCCTTCCACCGGACCACCTGCATCCGCTTTGTGCCCCGCCAGAACCAGAAGGACCACATCAGCGTTGAGAGCAGAGGTGGATGCTTCTCCTCTCTGGGCAGGACAGGAGGCAGGCAGGTACTCTCTCTCAAGAGATCGGGATGCATGAACTTCGGCACCATGCAGCACGAGCTGAACcacgctctgggcttcaaccacGAGCAGACCAGGAGTGACCGTGACCAGTATGTCAGGATAAACTGGAGGAACATCAATCGAAGCAATGCCTACAACTTCAAGAAGCAGGACACCAACAACCTGAACACCCCCTACGATTACTCCTCCATCATGCACTACGGCAGAACAGCCTTCTCCATAAATGGACGTGACAGCATCACCCCCATCCCAAACTCCCGTGTTCAGCTTGGCCAGAGAAAGGGAATGACCCGGAATGACATCCTGAGGATCAACCGACTCTATCGCTGCTGA
- the LOC132472729 gene encoding high choriolytic enzyme 1-like, with product MKTCLSLLLLLLLLGLCQAQPLVGEESVADVLEDNEDMDIITEILTSNNDSNEILQKGDLSQAQPLVGEESVDDILEDNEDMDISTRILISNNGSNEILLEGDLLLPTTRNAMKCFRNNCLWKKSSNGLVTIPYTVSRAYTSAERSRIVSAMQSFHRTTCIRFVPRQNQKDHISVESRGGCFSSLGRTGGRQVLSLKRSGCMNFGTMQHELNHALGFNHEQTRSDRDQYVRINWRNINRSNAYNFKKQDTNNLNTPYDYSSIMHYGRTAFSINGRDSITPIPNSRVQLGQRKGMTRNDILRINRLYRC from the coding sequence ATGAAGACctgtctcagcctcctcctgctcttgctCTTGCTGGGCCTCTGCCAGGCTCAACCTCTGGTGGGGGAAGAAAGTGTGGCCGATGTCCTAGAAGACAATGAGGACATGGATATCATCACAGAGATTCTGACCTCCAACAACGACTCCAATGAGATCCTGCAGAAGGGAGACCTCTCCCAGGCTCAACCTCTGGTGGGGGAAGAAAGTGTTGATGATATCCTAGAAGACAATGAGGACATGGATATCAGCACCAGGATTCTGATCTCCAACAACGGCTCCAATGAGATCCTGCTGGAGGGAGACTTGCTTCTACCAACAACCAGAAACGCCATGAAGTGTTTTAGGAACAACTGCCTGTGGAAAAAATCCTCCAATGGCCTTGTGACCATTCCCTACACAGTGAGCAGAGCCTACACCTCCGCGGAGAGGTCACGAATTGTGAGCGCCATGCAGTCCTTCCACCGGACCACCTGCATCCGCTTTGTGCCCCGCCAGAACCAGAAGGACCACATCAGCGTTGAGAGCAGAGGTGGATGCTTCTCCTCTCTGGGCAGGACAGGAGGCAGGCAGGTACTCTCTCTCAAGAGATCGGGATGCATGAACTTCGGCACCATGCAGCACGAGCTGAACcacgctctgggcttcaaccacGAGCAGACCAGGAGTGACCGTGACCAGTATGTCAGGATAAACTGGAGGAACATCAATCGAAGCAATGCCTACAACTTCAAGAAGCAGGACACCAACAACCTGAACACCCCCTACGATTACTCCTCCATCATGCACTACGGCAGAACAGCCTTCTCCATAAATGGACGTGACAGCATCACCCCCATCCCAAACTCCCGTGTTCAGCTTGGCCAGAGAAAGGGAATGACCCGGAATGACATCCTGAGGATCAACCGACTCTATCGCTGCTGA
- the sf3b5 gene encoding splicing factor 3B subunit 5: MTDRYNIHSQLEHLQSKYIGTGHADTSKWEWLVNQHRDSYCSYMGHFDLLNYFSIAENESKARVRFNLMEKMLQPCGPPTDKPDDA, encoded by the coding sequence ATGACCGACCGCTACAACATCCACAGTCAGCTGGAGCATCTGCAGTCCAAGTACATCGGGACGGGTCACGCAGACACCAGCAAGTGGGAGTGGTTGGTGAACCAGCACAGGGACTCCTACTGCTCCTACATGGGACACTTTGATCTGCTCAACTACTTCTCCATCGCTGAGAACGAGAGCAAGGCGCGGGTCCGCTTCAATCTGATGGAGAAGATGCTGCAGCCATGCGGTCCGCCGACAGACAAGCCAGACGATGCTTAG